A genomic region of Rhodococcus pyridinivorans contains the following coding sequences:
- a CDS encoding 3-hydroxybutyryl-CoA dehydrogenase, giving the protein MEKVGVIGGGTMGAGIAEVCAKAGSDVLVKETTEEFAAAARERLKKSIGRGVKSGKITQEDADAVLGRIRVTLDLKEFADRDLVVEAAPEIESLKVEIFSELDKIVKPEGILATNTSSIPVIKMAQATQRPGKVVGVHFFNPVPVMPLVEIISALTTDEATADTVFDYAKNTLGKTAVRAGDRAGFIVNALLIPYLCSAVRMLESGYATKEDIDAAMKGGCGYPMGPLTLIDTVGLDITLNAAQSLYDEFAEPHYAPPALLRRMVDAGRLGRKTGEGFYSYK; this is encoded by the coding sequence GTGGAAAAGGTAGGCGTGATCGGTGGCGGCACCATGGGTGCCGGTATCGCCGAGGTGTGCGCCAAGGCCGGTAGCGACGTCCTCGTCAAGGAGACCACCGAGGAGTTCGCCGCCGCGGCACGCGAGCGTCTGAAGAAGTCGATCGGACGTGGCGTCAAGTCCGGCAAGATCACGCAGGAGGACGCCGACGCGGTCCTCGGACGGATCCGCGTCACCCTCGACCTGAAGGAGTTCGCCGACCGCGACCTTGTCGTCGAGGCCGCCCCCGAGATCGAGTCTCTCAAGGTGGAGATCTTCTCCGAGCTCGACAAGATCGTGAAGCCCGAAGGCATCCTCGCCACCAACACGTCGTCGATCCCCGTCATCAAGATGGCGCAGGCGACGCAGCGGCCCGGCAAGGTCGTGGGCGTGCACTTCTTCAACCCGGTGCCGGTGATGCCGCTCGTCGAGATCATTTCGGCGCTCACCACCGACGAGGCCACCGCCGACACGGTGTTCGACTATGCGAAGAACACCCTCGGCAAGACGGCCGTGCGCGCAGGCGACCGTGCGGGTTTCATCGTCAACGCCCTGCTCATCCCGTACCTGTGCTCGGCAGTGCGCATGCTCGAGTCGGGCTACGCGACGAAGGAAGACATCGACGCCGCGATGAAGGGCGGCTGCGGCTACCCGATGGGACCGCTGACCCTCATCGACACCGTCGGCCTCGACATCACCCTCAACGCCGCGCAGTCGCTGTACGACGAGTTCGCCGAGCCGCACTACGCACCCCCGGCACTGCTGCGCCGCATGGTCGACGCGGGTCGCCTGGGTCGCAAGACCGGCGAGGGCTTCTACAGCTACAAGTAG
- a CDS encoding acyl-CoA dehydrogenase produces the protein MALNPDFDLFKLSEEHDALREAIRALAEKEIAPYAKDVDENSRFPQEALDALNKSGFNAIHVPEQFEGQGADSIAACIVIEEVARVCGSSSLIPAVNKLGTMGLILRGSDELKAKVLPDIVNGAMASYALSEREAGSDAASMRTRAKADGDDWILNGSKCWITNGGKSTWYTVMAVTDPEKGANGISSFMVHKDDEGFVVGPKEKKLGIKGSPTAELYFENCRIPGDRIVGEPGTGFKTALATLDHTRPTIGAQAVGLAQGALDAATAYVKDRKQFGRPISDNQGVQFMLADMAMKVEAARLMVYTSAARAERGEPNLGFISAAAKCFASDVAMEVTTDAVQLFGGAGYTTDFPVERMMRDAKITQIYEGTNQIQRVVMSRALLR, from the coding sequence ATGGCCCTCAATCCCGACTTCGATCTGTTCAAGCTCTCCGAGGAGCACGACGCGCTGCGCGAGGCCATCCGCGCGCTCGCCGAGAAGGAGATCGCGCCCTACGCCAAGGACGTCGACGAGAACTCCCGCTTCCCGCAGGAAGCCCTCGACGCCCTCAACAAGTCGGGCTTCAACGCCATCCACGTGCCCGAGCAGTTCGAAGGCCAAGGCGCCGACTCGATCGCCGCCTGCATCGTCATCGAAGAGGTCGCCCGAGTATGCGGCTCCTCCTCGCTGATCCCCGCCGTCAACAAGCTCGGCACCATGGGCCTGATCCTCCGCGGCTCCGACGAACTCAAGGCCAAGGTCCTCCCCGACATCGTCAACGGCGCGATGGCCTCCTACGCGCTGTCCGAGCGCGAAGCCGGCTCCGACGCCGCCTCCATGCGCACCCGCGCCAAGGCCGACGGCGACGACTGGATCCTCAACGGCTCCAAGTGCTGGATCACCAACGGTGGTAAGTCCACCTGGTACACCGTCATGGCCGTCACCGACCCCGAGAAGGGCGCCAACGGCATCTCCTCCTTCATGGTCCACAAGGACGACGAGGGCTTCGTCGTCGGACCGAAGGAGAAGAAGCTCGGCATCAAGGGCTCCCCCACCGCCGAGCTGTACTTCGAGAACTGCCGCATCCCCGGCGACCGCATCGTCGGCGAGCCGGGCACCGGCTTCAAGACCGCTCTCGCGACCCTCGACCACACCCGCCCCACCATCGGTGCGCAGGCCGTCGGCCTCGCCCAGGGCGCCCTCGACGCGGCGACCGCCTACGTCAAGGACCGCAAGCAGTTCGGCCGCCCGATCTCCGACAACCAGGGTGTGCAGTTCATGCTCGCCGACATGGCGATGAAGGTCGAGGCCGCACGCCTGATGGTCTACACCTCCGCCGCTCGCGCCGAGCGCGGCGAGCCCAACCTCGGCTTCATCTCGGCCGCCGCGAAGTGCTTCGCGTCGGACGTCGCCATGGAGGTCACCACCGACGCCGTGCAGTTGTTCGGTGGCGCCGGCTACACCACCGACTTCCCGGTCGAGCGCATGATGCGCGACGCGAAGATCACGCAGATCTACGAGGGCACCAACCAGATCCAACGCGTCGTCATGTCGCGCGCGCTGCTGCGCTGA
- a CDS encoding TetR family transcriptional regulator: protein MTSGTGNSTRRLDSTGPDPAQFRVHVVTQAIRLFSEFGYESTTVEQIAAAAGVSRRTFFRQFRSKEDVIFADHESLLEQVAEYLSQDFDDPWAAACEGAKLVFGHFRDRRELAVWRYRVVQRVPALRERELVTTYRYERLFTDFLRAAVPTEKPVRTVSFAAAMTATHNFVLRAMIRGDETATAERLEQELLELRRTYGVVPVPEGATNGKVAPAPPAVAVVTYPAHLTPAEIAEQVRLQLEGAQQRR from the coding sequence ATGACATCCGGTACCGGTAACAGCACCCGTCGCCTCGATTCGACGGGCCCCGATCCCGCCCAGTTCCGGGTGCATGTCGTCACGCAGGCGATCCGTTTGTTCTCCGAGTTCGGCTACGAGTCGACCACCGTCGAGCAGATCGCCGCGGCCGCAGGGGTGTCGCGGCGGACCTTCTTCCGGCAGTTCCGGTCGAAGGAGGACGTGATCTTCGCCGATCACGAGTCGCTGCTCGAGCAGGTCGCCGAGTACCTCTCGCAGGATTTCGACGATCCGTGGGCGGCGGCCTGCGAGGGGGCCAAGCTCGTCTTCGGGCACTTCCGGGACCGGCGCGAGCTGGCGGTGTGGCGGTATCGGGTGGTGCAGCGGGTGCCGGCGCTGCGGGAGCGCGAACTCGTCACCACCTACCGCTACGAGCGGTTGTTCACCGACTTCCTGCGCGCCGCCGTCCCGACGGAGAAGCCGGTGCGCACCGTCAGCTTCGCGGCGGCGATGACCGCCACGCACAATTTCGTGTTGCGCGCGATGATCCGCGGCGACGAGACCGCCACTGCCGAACGCCTCGAGCAGGAGCTGCTCGAGCTCCGCCGCACGTACGGGGTGGTTCCGGTGCCCGAAGGCGCGACGAACGGGAAGGTCGCGCCGGCTCCGCCGGCGGTCGCGGTGGTGACCTATCCGGCCCACCTGACACCGGCCGAGATCGCCGAGCAGGTTCGGCTCCAACTCGAAGGCGCACAGCAGCGCCGTTGA
- a CDS encoding acyl--CoA ligase family protein: MSPLRFLERSAAVFPDRTAIIHGDRTYTYAEFADEAQRLARVLRSRIEPGDKIAYLTPNVPEMLIAHFAVPLAGGVLVALNSRLAGPELEYILDHSETKLLFVDSELLGSVANVRDNVPGVAEIIEVPDSTVPAPDVPAGVATARYDEFLAQADSLDATPLPWSVDDELGVITLNYTSGTTGKPKGVMYTHRGAYLNSLGETFHNSFDGQSKYLWTLPMFHCNGWCTPWAVTAAAGTHICLRAVRADAIWDAIDNLGVTNLCGAPAVCSTIANAEQAHPLDRPLRITTAGAPPSPTVIAQLEQIGITVVHVYGLTEVYGPYTICEYQDSWDDKPADERAALLSRQGVGMLQAETARVVDEDMNDVPADGETMGEIVLRGNNVMLGYYKDPDATEEAFRGGWFHTGDLGVMYPDGYIQLKDRAKDIIISGGENISTVEVEQAIVSHPAVLDVAVVGVPDEKWGERPKAFVILKKGESVTAEEIIDYTRTLLAGYKVPRDIVFPLELPRTSTGKILKFELRSAEAAEG, encoded by the coding sequence ATGAGCCCGCTGCGCTTCCTCGAACGGTCCGCGGCGGTGTTCCCGGATCGCACCGCGATCATCCACGGCGACCGCACGTACACCTACGCCGAGTTCGCCGACGAGGCGCAGCGGCTCGCGCGCGTGCTGCGCAGCCGTATCGAGCCGGGCGACAAGATCGCGTACCTGACTCCGAACGTGCCCGAGATGCTCATCGCGCATTTCGCGGTTCCGCTCGCGGGCGGTGTGCTGGTCGCGCTGAACTCGCGCCTGGCCGGGCCGGAACTCGAGTACATCCTCGACCACTCCGAGACGAAGCTGCTGTTCGTCGACTCCGAACTGCTCGGATCGGTCGCGAACGTCCGCGACAACGTTCCCGGCGTCGCCGAGATCATCGAGGTCCCCGACTCCACCGTGCCGGCTCCGGATGTCCCCGCCGGAGTGGCTACCGCTCGGTACGACGAGTTCCTCGCGCAGGCCGACTCGCTCGATGCGACGCCGCTGCCGTGGAGCGTCGACGACGAGCTCGGCGTCATCACCCTCAACTACACCTCGGGCACGACCGGCAAACCCAAGGGCGTGATGTACACCCATCGCGGCGCGTACCTGAACTCGCTGGGCGAGACCTTCCACAACAGCTTCGACGGGCAGAGCAAGTATCTGTGGACACTGCCGATGTTCCACTGCAACGGCTGGTGTACGCCCTGGGCGGTGACCGCTGCGGCGGGCACCCACATCTGCCTGCGGGCGGTGCGGGCCGACGCGATCTGGGATGCCATCGACAACCTCGGTGTCACCAACCTGTGCGGTGCGCCCGCGGTGTGCTCGACCATCGCGAACGCCGAGCAGGCTCATCCACTCGACCGTCCGTTGCGGATCACCACGGCCGGCGCGCCGCCGTCGCCGACGGTGATCGCCCAGCTCGAACAGATCGGCATCACGGTTGTCCACGTCTACGGACTCACCGAGGTGTACGGCCCGTACACGATCTGCGAGTACCAGGACAGCTGGGACGACAAGCCAGCCGACGAACGCGCCGCGCTGCTCTCCCGTCAGGGTGTGGGCATGCTGCAGGCCGAGACCGCGCGGGTCGTCGACGAGGACATGAACGACGTGCCCGCCGACGGCGAGACCATGGGCGAGATCGTGCTGCGCGGCAACAACGTCATGCTCGGCTACTACAAGGACCCGGACGCGACCGAGGAGGCGTTCCGCGGCGGCTGGTTCCACACCGGCGACCTCGGCGTGATGTACCCGGACGGATACATCCAGCTCAAGGACCGCGCAAAGGACATCATCATCTCCGGCGGCGAGAACATCTCGACCGTGGAGGTCGAGCAGGCGATCGTCAGCCACCCGGCGGTGCTCGACGTCGCGGTCGTCGGCGTTCCGGACGAGAAGTGGGGTGAGCGTCCCAAGGCGTTCGTGATCCTGAAGAAGGGCGAATCGGTCACGGCCGAGGAGATCATCGACTACACGCGCACGCTGCTCGCCGGGTACAAGGTGCCGCGCGACATCGTCTTCCCGCTGGAGCTGCCCCGCACCTCGACCGGCAAGATCCTGAAGTTCGAGCTGCGATCGGCCGAAGCCGCCGAGGGGTGA
- a CDS encoding LuxR C-terminal-related transcriptional regulator: protein MDVAVPDVLRPDDLDTLRATLRDLEATTELPVLFGGVVQGSDVVLSGFVGTRGRALRNLVIAAERGLGGRVVVEQRPGAVADYFTSPHITHHYDRQVAGEGIESLLAVPVVVRGRTRAAIYGGLRVNRSIGDVVAEKVVRSAAELAREIEIRDEVDRRVSLIGNTRAAHGATVPASVSEALTESLVALRAIAARTDDPSIREQVRTVEETLTRARDGVSHPRTHLTAREHDVLSHVALGCRNAEIADRLSLRVETVKTYLRNAMDKLDVRSRHAAVVEARRQGLLP, encoded by the coding sequence ATGGATGTCGCCGTGCCGGATGTGTTGCGTCCCGACGATCTCGACACCCTCCGCGCCACGCTGCGCGACCTCGAGGCGACGACGGAACTACCGGTGCTCTTCGGTGGCGTGGTGCAGGGCTCGGACGTGGTCCTGTCCGGATTCGTCGGAACCCGCGGTCGTGCCCTGCGCAATCTGGTGATCGCCGCCGAACGCGGACTCGGCGGTCGGGTGGTCGTCGAACAACGTCCCGGCGCGGTCGCCGACTACTTCACCTCCCCGCACATCACCCACCACTACGACCGGCAGGTCGCGGGTGAGGGAATCGAGTCGTTGCTCGCCGTGCCGGTCGTGGTGCGCGGACGCACCCGGGCGGCGATCTACGGCGGGCTGAGGGTCAACCGGTCCATCGGCGACGTCGTGGCGGAGAAGGTCGTGCGGTCGGCCGCGGAGCTGGCGCGGGAGATCGAGATCCGCGACGAGGTCGATCGCCGCGTGTCGCTGATCGGGAACACGCGGGCCGCGCACGGCGCCACCGTACCTGCCTCCGTCTCCGAAGCGCTGACGGAAAGTCTCGTCGCGTTGCGGGCGATCGCGGCTCGGACCGATGATCCGTCGATCAGGGAACAGGTACGAACGGTCGAGGAGACCTTGACCCGGGCGCGCGACGGCGTATCGCACCCGCGGACGCATCTGACCGCGCGCGAGCACGACGTGCTGAGCCATGTGGCGCTGGGCTGCCGCAACGCGGAGATCGCCGACAGGTTGTCGCTGCGCGTGGAGACGGTGAAGACCTATCTGCGCAACGCCATGGACAAACTCGATGTGCGCAGTCGGCACGCGGCGGTCGTCGAGGCGCGGCGGCAGGGACTGCTGCCCTGA
- a CDS encoding 3'-5' exonuclease — MTHWPDRPICAFDLETTDRDPRNARIVTACVATFDGDRIDTRSWLLDPGIAIPEETTAIHGITTAHARAEGLDYLEGYKQIRQAVSDAWARGHIVVAFNASYDLTVLDAEGRRLGLTGLDIGTVVDPYVIDREMDRSRPGRRTLQAVCEAYGVSLPNPHEAEADALAAGHLTRALVARFPELAELDIMADQAAWHAERQRSFAEYLRGLGREVVDVDDSWPVRLPTPVGTDVLERPATETKFRRALSAIREFFRRLRRR; from the coding sequence ATGACGCACTGGCCGGACAGACCGATCTGCGCGTTCGATCTCGAGACCACCGACCGGGATCCCCGCAACGCCCGCATCGTCACGGCATGCGTCGCGACCTTCGACGGCGACCGCATCGACACACGCTCGTGGCTGCTCGACCCGGGTATCGCGATACCCGAGGAGACCACCGCGATCCACGGCATCACCACCGCCCACGCCCGCGCCGAAGGACTCGACTATCTCGAGGGATACAAGCAGATCCGGCAGGCCGTGAGCGACGCGTGGGCGCGCGGCCACATCGTCGTCGCATTCAACGCCAGCTACGACCTGACGGTCCTCGACGCCGAAGGACGCCGGCTCGGCCTGACGGGGCTCGACATCGGCACGGTCGTCGACCCGTACGTCATCGACCGGGAGATGGACCGCAGCCGGCCCGGCAGGCGCACACTGCAGGCGGTGTGCGAGGCGTACGGGGTGTCGCTGCCGAATCCGCACGAGGCCGAGGCCGACGCGCTCGCCGCCGGCCACCTGACCCGCGCGCTCGTGGCGAGATTCCCCGAGCTCGCCGAACTCGACATCATGGCCGATCAGGCCGCCTGGCACGCCGAACGGCAACGCAGCTTTGCCGAGTACCTGCGCGGGCTGGGTCGCGAGGTCGTCGACGTCGACGACAGCTGGCCCGTCCGGCTCCCCACGCCGGTGGGTACCGATGTCCTCGAGCGTCCCGCGACCGAGACGAAGTTCCGGCGCGCGCTGAGCGCAATCCGCGAGTTCTTCCGGCGACTGCGCCGCCGCTGA
- the lppU gene encoding LppU family putative lipoprotein, whose translation MNILRGAAGAAMALAAAGVLGGCATQVEGQAVPAANALDTSTAPSFSLPTTTPSASSSTELSVDVAAGECVALGGTVDDATIDYAVCGSPSSNYKVVDVVDASAMCPGDIDQTYYESFGGIEVGALCLDIDWVVGDCIDLGGEDPQRIDCGEPAVQGEEVTEILLDTSDVNDCSTSEGGFVYRERNFVVCTDTI comes from the coding sequence ATGAACATTCTCCGAGGGGCGGCCGGTGCCGCGATGGCGTTGGCGGCAGCAGGGGTGCTCGGAGGATGCGCGACCCAGGTCGAAGGGCAGGCCGTGCCCGCCGCGAACGCCCTGGACACGTCCACGGCGCCGTCCTTCTCCCTACCCACCACGACCCCGTCGGCGTCGTCGTCGACCGAGTTGAGCGTCGACGTCGCAGCCGGCGAATGCGTCGCGCTCGGCGGCACGGTCGACGACGCGACCATCGACTACGCGGTGTGCGGCAGCCCGAGCTCGAATTACAAGGTCGTCGACGTCGTCGATGCCAGTGCCATGTGCCCCGGCGACATCGACCAGACCTACTACGAGTCCTTCGGCGGCATCGAGGTCGGCGCGTTGTGTCTCGACATCGACTGGGTGGTGGGCGACTGCATCGACCTCGGCGGCGAGGATCCGCAGCGCATCGACTGCGGTGAGCCCGCGGTCCAGGGCGAGGAGGTCACCGAGATCCTGCTCGACACCTCCGACGTGAACGACTGCTCCACGTCCGAGGGGGGGTTCGTGTACCGGGAACGCAACTTCGTGGTCTGCACCGACACCATCTGA
- a CDS encoding ATP-dependent DNA ligase: protein MDLPVVPPLAPMLAKVSSTVPSQPEDGPDEWSYEPKWDGFRAIVFRDGDEVVLGSRGGKDLVRYFPELADAARAELPRRCVVDGEIVVPREHDGRTRLDWQALSERIHPAASRVTMLAEQTPAVFVGFDLLALADENLMETPFAERRARLRSEIGGGKSCHVTVATTDTDTARRWFEEFEGAGLDGVIAKRLDGLYVPDKREMLKLKHARTADCVLMGYRMHKSVEGIGSLLLGLYHDGELAMVGGASAFTRERREELLAELQPLRLGDDVVEQGEPTRWRSAVDRSWVPLRPERVVEVAYDQMEGVSGAGMRFRHAAKFLRWRPDRDPESCTFDQLEVPVRYDLSDVLDRTED, encoded by the coding sequence ATGGACCTGCCTGTGGTGCCGCCGCTCGCCCCGATGCTCGCCAAGGTCTCCTCCACCGTCCCCTCCCAACCCGAAGACGGTCCCGACGAGTGGTCCTACGAACCCAAATGGGACGGGTTCCGGGCGATCGTCTTCCGCGACGGTGACGAGGTGGTTCTCGGCTCGCGCGGAGGCAAGGACCTCGTGCGCTACTTCCCGGAACTCGCCGACGCCGCGCGCGCCGAACTGCCCCGCAGGTGCGTGGTCGACGGGGAGATCGTCGTCCCGCGCGAACACGACGGCCGCACCCGACTCGACTGGCAGGCGCTGTCCGAGCGGATCCATCCGGCCGCCAGCCGGGTCACGATGCTCGCCGAGCAGACACCGGCCGTGTTCGTCGGTTTCGATCTGCTCGCTCTCGCCGACGAGAATCTCATGGAGACCCCGTTCGCGGAGCGGCGCGCGCGGCTGCGGTCCGAGATCGGCGGGGGTAAGAGCTGTCATGTCACGGTGGCCACGACCGACACCGATACCGCCCGCCGCTGGTTCGAGGAGTTCGAAGGGGCCGGCCTCGACGGCGTGATCGCCAAGCGACTCGACGGGCTCTATGTGCCCGACAAGCGGGAGATGCTCAAGCTCAAACATGCCCGCACCGCCGACTGCGTCCTCATGGGCTACCGCATGCACAAGAGCGTCGAGGGCATCGGGTCGTTGCTGCTCGGGCTCTATCACGACGGCGAACTCGCGATGGTCGGCGGAGCCTCGGCGTTCACGCGGGAGCGGCGCGAGGAACTGCTCGCCGAACTGCAACCGCTGCGACTCGGGGACGACGTCGTCGAGCAGGGTGAACCGACGCGGTGGCGTTCGGCGGTGGACCGCAGCTGGGTGCCGTTGCGTCCCGAACGTGTCGTGGAGGTCGCGTACGACCAGATGGAAGGTGTGTCGGGAGCGGGGATGCGGTTCCGGCACGCAGCGAAGTTCCTGCGGTGGCGTCCCGACCGTGACCCCGAGAGCTGCACGTTCGACCAGCTGGAGGTGCCGGTGCGCTACGACCTGTCGGATGTGCTCGACCGGACGGAGGACTGA
- a CDS encoding DNA polymerase domain-containing protein, translating to MATKRSPAEELDVDGTPVRLSNPDKIYFPQLGAAGGTKRHLVEYYRRVATEFDAPILTALRDRPTHLQRFPDGIEGEEIYQKRAPVKRPDHVATCEITFPSGRTADALRVCSAADVVWAANLGCVTFHPWPVRCGDTDRPDELRIDLDPQPGTDFGDARAVALEVVRPLLDELGLAGYPKTSGGRGLHIYLRIVPEWDFVGVRRAGIALMREIERRSDGRATTAWWKEERGERLFLDYNQNARDKTIASAYSVRRTPIATVSTPLTWDELVDAEPDDFTIATVPDLLAKRGDPMADLDAHAHSLDVLLEMAERDEANGIGDLPYPPNHPKMPGEPKRVQPSRDTDRAKDT from the coding sequence ATGGCCACGAAGCGTTCGCCCGCGGAGGAGTTGGACGTCGACGGCACGCCCGTGCGGTTGTCGAACCCCGACAAGATCTACTTCCCGCAGCTCGGCGCCGCGGGTGGCACGAAGCGGCACCTCGTGGAGTACTACCGCAGGGTCGCCACCGAGTTCGACGCACCGATCCTGACGGCTCTGCGCGATCGGCCGACGCATCTGCAGCGCTTTCCCGACGGCATCGAGGGGGAGGAGATCTATCAGAAGCGGGCACCGGTCAAGCGACCCGACCACGTGGCGACCTGCGAGATCACGTTCCCGTCGGGGCGTACCGCCGATGCGCTGCGTGTGTGTTCGGCTGCCGACGTGGTGTGGGCGGCCAATCTCGGGTGCGTGACCTTCCATCCGTGGCCGGTGCGCTGCGGCGACACCGACCGTCCCGACGAATTGCGCATCGACCTCGACCCGCAACCGGGAACCGATTTCGGCGACGCGCGGGCCGTGGCGCTGGAGGTCGTGCGCCCGCTTCTCGACGAACTGGGACTCGCCGGATATCCCAAGACGTCCGGTGGGCGGGGACTCCACATCTATCTGCGGATCGTGCCCGAATGGGATTTCGTCGGAGTCCGTCGTGCGGGGATCGCGCTCATGCGTGAGATCGAGCGGCGCAGCGACGGGCGGGCGACGACGGCGTGGTGGAAGGAGGAGCGCGGAGAGCGGCTCTTCCTCGACTACAACCAGAACGCGCGCGACAAGACGATCGCCTCGGCCTACTCGGTCCGTCGCACCCCGATCGCGACCGTCTCGACTCCGCTGACCTGGGACGAGCTGGTCGACGCCGAACCTGACGACTTCACGATCGCCACGGTGCCGGATCTGCTGGCGAAGCGCGGCGATCCGATGGCGGATCTCGATGCGCATGCGCACTCGCTGGACGTTCTGCTCGAGATGGCCGAACGGGACGAGGCGAACGGTATCGGCGACCTGCCGTATCCGCCGAATCACCCGAAGATGCCGGGGGAGCCGAAGCGCGTCCAACCGTCCCGCGACACCGACCGGGCAAAGGACACGTGA
- a CDS encoding DUF6764 family protein translates to MIRSWASGRVLGVGAVFAAAIGVGFLIPQTASAATTCTAPPGAPAEIVQIDGGEACGASTDGTAEAWSYAERGVGFADARSAAQVVAAGFDGGVGAGESTSGRLFAIGVGEEALALGVLESPGTAVVAAGPQSQAYVGDADDPVLCEGTAAAAFELEAARGCVVLGDFRYFTPGAQTPPSPLP, encoded by the coding sequence GTGATTCGCTCGTGGGCGTCCGGTCGGGTTCTCGGCGTCGGGGCAGTATTCGCTGCCGCCATCGGGGTCGGTTTCCTCATTCCTCAGACCGCGTCCGCGGCCACGACGTGCACGGCACCGCCGGGTGCCCCGGCCGAGATCGTGCAGATCGACGGGGGCGAAGCGTGTGGTGCGTCCACCGACGGCACCGCCGAGGCGTGGAGCTATGCCGAGCGGGGCGTGGGATTCGCCGATGCCCGCAGTGCCGCACAGGTGGTGGCCGCCGGATTCGACGGCGGTGTCGGCGCCGGGGAAAGCACGTCGGGACGGCTGTTCGCGATCGGCGTGGGGGAGGAGGCCCTGGCGCTCGGTGTGCTCGAAAGTCCGGGCACGGCGGTCGTCGCCGCGGGTCCGCAGTCGCAGGCCTATGTGGGCGACGCCGACGATCCGGTGTTGTGCGAGGGCACGGCGGCGGCCGCGTTCGAACTCGAGGCCGCACGCGGGTGTGTCGTGCTGGGCGACTTCCGGTACTTCACTCCTGGCGCGCAGACGCCGCCGTCGCCCCTGCCGTAG
- a CDS encoding serine hydrolase domain-containing protein, which yields MTTGAVFEPAGATASFAPVHVPGRIDARPGPAAPTEMVVDARFLRLADAFFSLYKRPRDGGGALTAYLHGEKVLDIWSGWSAPDKRWSRDTMALSFSTGKGVASTVVHRLAERGVIDYFAPVAQYWPEFAANGKDDITVADVMTHRSGLHRVRGLVPGTRGILDYETTVAALEQAAPDRRRRRGSGYHAVTYGWLVAELVQRVTGLPFVEVVEQEIARPLGDPDFWYRVPHDERGRIAKLFPRLAPVGLHWGASAAVLSRLEPTRGLAEAAMPDGFDRLVGDPAVHDSVMPGWNGVFTARSLARMYGAIAAGGTIDGVKFLDATTIDEMSRVRVRSRDYVLGVPMAWRLGYHQPIFASIQRPRGALGHYGVGGSGAYADLDTGLSLAFVTNRLGAGAIPLGDLRLARLGELARSLARRA from the coding sequence ATGACGACCGGAGCAGTCTTCGAACCTGCCGGGGCGACAGCGTCGTTCGCACCGGTGCACGTCCCGGGGCGGATCGACGCCCGGCCGGGCCCGGCGGCGCCGACCGAGATGGTCGTCGATGCGCGATTCCTGCGGCTGGCCGACGCGTTCTTCTCGCTGTACAAGCGGCCCCGGGACGGCGGCGGCGCACTCACCGCCTATCTCCACGGTGAGAAGGTCCTCGACATCTGGTCCGGCTGGTCGGCCCCCGACAAGCGGTGGAGCCGCGACACCATGGCGTTGTCGTTCTCGACCGGCAAGGGCGTGGCGTCGACCGTCGTGCACCGTCTGGCCGAGCGCGGAGTGATCGACTACTTCGCGCCCGTTGCGCAGTACTGGCCGGAGTTCGCCGCGAACGGCAAAGATGACATCACCGTCGCGGACGTCATGACCCACCGATCCGGCCTGCACCGGGTGCGCGGTCTGGTTCCGGGGACGCGCGGGATCCTCGACTACGAGACGACCGTCGCGGCACTCGAGCAGGCGGCACCGGATCGACGGCGGCGACGCGGCTCGGGCTACCACGCCGTCACCTACGGATGGCTCGTCGCCGAACTCGTGCAGCGGGTGACCGGTCTGCCCTTCGTGGAGGTCGTGGAGCAGGAGATCGCCCGGCCCCTCGGCGATCCCGATTTCTGGTACCGCGTGCCTCATGACGAACGGGGCCGTATCGCGAAGCTCTTCCCGCGGCTCGCCCCGGTCGGCCTGCACTGGGGTGCGAGCGCCGCGGTCCTGTCGCGACTCGAACCGACCCGCGGTCTCGCCGAGGCCGCGATGCCCGACGGCTTCGACAGGCTCGTCGGCGACCCGGCCGTGCACGACTCGGTGATGCCGGGCTGGAACGGTGTGTTCACCGCCCGCTCGCTCGCGCGTATGTACGGGGCGATAGCCGCCGGCGGGACGATCGACGGCGTGAAGTTCCTCGACGCCACCACGATCGACGAGATGTCGCGCGTGCGGGTGCGCAGCCGGGACTACGTGCTCGGTGTGCCGATGGCGTGGCGGCTCGGCTACCACCAGCCCATCTTCGCGAGCATCCAGCGTCCGCGTGGTGCGCTCGGGCACTACGGAGTGGGTGGCTCGGGGGCGTACGCTGATCTCGACACCGGTCTGTCGCTCGCCTTCGTCACCAACCGGCTCGGTGCCGGCGCGATCCCGCTCGGGGACCTGCGTCTGGCGCGGCTGGGCGAACTCGCCCGGTCGCTCGCGCGTCGTGCCTGA